GAGGGTGACGACACCTTCTGCGTTCTGCAACCGGCCCCGCACGAGCAGCGCCGAGGCGGTGTGCGCGACGGCGCGGTAGCGCGCCCACAGCCCCACCGAGCACACCACGTTCACCATGCCGGTCTCGTCCTCGAGGTTGAGGAAAGTGACCCCGCCCGCGGTGGCGGGTCGCTGCCGGTGGGTCACCGCGCCGCCGACGAGGATCCGGGTCCCGTCCGGGACGCGGAGCAGTTCCGCCGCGGGGATCACGCCGAGTTCGTCGAGCCGGCGGCGCAGGAACTGCGTCGGGTAGCTGTCCGGGGAGATGCCGGTGGCCCAGACGTCGGCCGCGGCCAGTTCGAGCGCGCTCATCCCGGGCAGCGGCGGGGCCGGGACGGCCGTGCCGACGCCCGGCAACCGTCCGGGGCGTTGCGCGGCGGCGGGGCCGGCGGCCCACAGCGCTTCACGGCGGCCGGCGCCGAGACCGGAGAACGCACCCGCCGTCGCCAGCGCCTCGACCTGGGCGGTGGTGAGTTCGACGCGGGCGGTCAGATCGGTCATGGAGGTGTAGGGGCCGTGGGCGCGGCGTTCGGCGACGATCCGTTCGGCGAGGTCGGCGCCGATGTGCCGCACCGTTCCCAGGCCGAGCCGCACCTCCCGGCCGCCGTTCTCCAGGTCGGCGTGGGCACGGCTCGCGTTCACGTCGGGACCGTGGACGACGACCCCGTGGCGGCGGGCGTCGGCGACGAGCGATTGCGGCGAGTAGAAACCCATCGGCTGGGCGCGCAGCAGGCCGGCGCAGAAGGCGGCGGGGTGGTGCAGTTTGAACCAGGCCGAGTAGAACACCAGGGACGCGAAGCTCTGCGAATGACTTTCGGGGAAGCCGAAGTTCGCGAAGGCACGGAGTTTCTCGTAGATGCGGTCGGCGACCTCGCCGGTGATGTCGTGCAGATCCCGCATGCCCTGATAGAGGCGGCCGCGCAGTCGTCCCATCTTTTCCGGCGACCGTTTCGAGCCCATCGCGCGCCGCAACTGGTCGGCCTCCGCCGCGGTGAAACCGGCGGCGTCGACGGCCATCTGCATGAGCTGCTCCTGGAACAGCGGCACCCCGAGGGTGCGTTCGAGGGCCTTCTCCAAGCAGGGATGGTCGTAGACGACGGGTTCGAGACCATTGCGCCGCCGGATGTAGGGATGCACCGAACCGCCCTGGATGGGGCCGGGGCGGATGAGCGCCACCTCGATGACCAGATCGTAGAAGCAGCGGGGTTTCAGGCGGGGCAGGGTGGTCATCTGCGCTCGCGACTCCACCTGGAAGACCCCGACCGAATCGGCGCGGCACAGCATCTCGTAGACCGCTTCCTCGGTGAGGTCGAGTCGCGCGAGATCGACTCGGACGCCTTCGTGTTCGGCGACGAGGTCGATCATGTAGTGCAGCGCGGAGAGCATGCCGAGGCCGAGCAGGTCGAACTTCACCAGTCCCGCGGCGGCGCAGTCGTCCTTGTCCCACTGCAGGACGGTGCGGCCCTCCATGCGGGCCCATTCGACCGGGCACACGTCCGCGACCGGACGGTCGCAGATCACCATTCCGCCCGAATGGATTCCGAGATGCCGCGGCAGGCCCTCGATCTGCGCGGCGAGATCGAGGACGGCCTCGGGGATCCCGGTGTCGTCCTCGCCGCGGATCCCGCTCCACCGTCCGATCCGTTTGCTCCAGGCGTCCTGCTGACCCTGGGAATGACCGAGGGCTCGGGCCATGTCGCGGACAGCGGACCGCGCCCGGTAGGTGATCACGTTGGCGACCTGGGCGGCGTTGGTGCGACCGTATCTGCGGTAGACGTACTGGATCGCCTCCTCGCGTCGGTCGGATTCGATGTCGAGGTCGATGTCGGGCGGGCCGTCGCGTTCGGGTGAGAGGAACCGCTCGAACAACAGCTCGTTGCGGACGGGGTCGACGTTCGTGATGCCGATGGCATGACAGACCGCGGAGTTGGCGGCGGATCCCCTTCCCTGGCAGAGGATGTCGTTGCGTCTGCAGAACTCGACGATATCGTGGACGACGAGGAAGTAGCCCGGGAACCCGAGTTCGCCGATGACCGCGAGTTCGTGCTCGATCTGCCGGTAGGCCGCCGGATCGGCCTCGGGTGGCCCGTAGCGGCGACGCGCGCCCTCGTAGGTGAGTTCGCGCAGCCAGGTGAGTTCGGTGTGCCCGTCGGGCACGTCGAAGGGCGGCAGCTTCGGTGCGACGAGCCGCAGGTCGAAGGCGCACTCCCGGCCGAGTTCTACTGCTGCGGTGACGACTCCGGGGAAGTCGGCGAACAGCCGCGTCATCTCCTCACCCGACCTCAGGTGCCCTCCCCCGGTCGGTGGGAGACGCCCGGCGGCGGCGTCGAGGCTCTGCCGGTCGGAGATCGCCGCCATCGCCATCGCGAGTCGGCGTCGTCCCGGATGCGCGAAATGCGCGGCGGTGGTGGCGATACACGGAAGCCCGTGCCGCTCGGCGATTCCGAACAGGGCGGTGTTGCGTTCGTGATCGTCGGGGTGGCCGTGCCGG
This region of Rhodococcus sp. Z13 genomic DNA includes:
- a CDS encoding error-prone DNA polymerase; translated protein: MGWGNGPPTWSEMERVLSGRPARRDADHPGDGGDSPAWTRTRAAYEPRVSRPDGPVVPYADLHTHSAFSFLDGASTPEELVEEAVRLGLEAVAITDHDGLYGAVRFAEAARELGLGTVFGAELSLDEAHLLVLARGQEGYRRLSRQIADAHLAGGEKGRPRYDYDALTDAAGGHWQILTGCRRGHLRQALDRGGITAAEAALRDLVDRFGAGRVTVELTRHGHPDDHERNTALFGIAERHGLPCIATTAAHFAHPGRRRLAMAMAAISDRQSLDAAAGRLPPTGGGHLRSGEEMTRLFADFPGVVTAAVELGRECAFDLRLVAPKLPPFDVPDGHTELTWLRELTYEGARRRYGPPEADPAAYRQIEHELAVIGELGFPGYFLVVHDIVEFCRRNDILCQGRGSAANSAVCHAIGITNVDPVRNELLFERFLSPERDGPPDIDLDIESDRREEAIQYVYRRYGRTNAAQVANVITYRARSAVRDMARALGHSQGQQDAWSKRIGRWSGIRGEDDTGIPEAVLDLAAQIEGLPRHLGIHSGGMVICDRPVADVCPVEWARMEGRTVLQWDKDDCAAAGLVKFDLLGLGMLSALHYMIDLVAEHEGVRVDLARLDLTEEAVYEMLCRADSVGVFQVESRAQMTTLPRLKPRCFYDLVIEVALIRPGPIQGGSVHPYIRRRNGLEPVVYDHPCLEKALERTLGVPLFQEQLMQMAVDAAGFTAAEADQLRRAMGSKRSPEKMGRLRGRLYQGMRDLHDITGEVADRIYEKLRAFANFGFPESHSQSFASLVFYSAWFKLHHPAAFCAGLLRAQPMGFYSPQSLVADARRHGVVVHGPDVNASRAHADLENGGREVRLGLGTVRHIGADLAERIVAERRAHGPYTSMTDLTARVELTTAQVEALATAGAFSGLGAGRREALWAAGPAAAQRPGRLPGVGTAVPAPPLPGMSALELAAADVWATGISPDSYPTQFLRRRLDELGVIPAAELLRVPDGTRILVGGAVTHRQRPATAGGVTFLNLEDETGMVNVVCSVGLWARYRAVAHTASALLVRGRLQNAEGVVTLLADHLEHLDLRMPSRSRDFR